From the Desulfovibrio aminophilus genome, the window AAGACCCGGGAGTGGGGCGCGAAGGCCACGCGGAACACGGAGCCGTCCGGGCCCAGGGACGAGGCGCTGAGCCCGGGCAGTTGAAGCACGGCGCGACAGCCCGCCAGACGCGCGGCCTCCAGCCAGATGGTCTCGGTCTCCCGGAGCGAATCCCGGTCGCGCGGCAGCATGGAGCCGAAGGTGAAATAGACCGGGGGATCGCCGGCGGCCAGGAACTCCTCCAGCCCCTCGGGCATGGGCTCGGGCTCGCCCTCGGCGGGCAGGTTGAGGAAACCGCAGACGTGGCGTTCCGGGCCCCAGTCGCTGGGCGCGGAGCGGATGGCCGGGCTCACGGCCACCAGGGTGAGCAGGCGGGAAATCCAGGTCTGGCTGAGCACGTCGCACTGCGGGGGCAGGCCGACCTCCGCGCGCAGGGCGTTCACCCGGGACAGGAAGAGCCGGTTCACGGCTCCGGCCAGCAGCCGCCAGCCCAGGGGCCGCAGCCAGCGGCACGGGTCCGGCAGGCCAGGGGCCGCAAGCTCGGACGAGCGCAGAAAGTTGTGGGCGAGGTGAACCTTGACCAGGGGCGTTCCGGCCAGCTCGGCGGCCGCGTGCAGGGGGTGGAGGCAGAAATGGCCGACCACGAGGTCGGCGGCGGCGCAGAGTTCCCGGGCGGCCTCGAACGCGGGCCGGGTCAGGGGCTCGAAGACCCGGGCCTGCACGAGCCTGGCCGCCTTGGCCGGTTCGCCCGCGCGGATGACCGCGTTCAGGATTTCGCCGCCCTCTTCCGGGGTGAGCGGCCGGGGCAGGGGCACGTGCACGACGCGGAAGCCGTGCCGCGCGGCCAGGGCCGAATGGTCCCGGCCGCCAACGTCCGAAAGGGCCAGGGTCACGTCCTGCCCGGCGCGGGACAACCCCGCGGCCAGGGCCACAAATGGGCGCAGGTCGCCCTCGCTGCCCCAGGTCTGCAATCCGATGCGCATGTGGATGATTCCTCTTCCTTCCCCGGCTTCGCCGGTTCATGGAAAACCAAAGAGAGACAGCGCCTTATCGCCTTTCTAAAAACCCCCGAAGG encodes:
- a CDS encoding glycosyltransferase → MRIGLQTWGSEGDLRPFVALAAGLSRAGQDVTLALSDVGGRDHSALAARHGFRVVHVPLPRPLTPEEGGEILNAVIRAGEPAKAARLVQARVFEPLTRPAFEAARELCAAADLVVGHFCLHPLHAAAELAGTPLVKVHLAHNFLRSSELAAPGLPDPCRWLRPLGWRLLAGAVNRLFLSRVNALRAEVGLPPQCDVLSQTWISRLLTLVAVSPAIRSAPSDWGPERHVCGFLNLPAEGEPEPMPEGLEEFLAAGDPPVYFTFGSMLPRDRDSLRETETIWLEAARLAGCRAVLQLPGLSASSLGPDGSVFRVAFAPHSRVFPRCAAVAHHGGSGTTQASLLAGRPSVVVAHMADQFFWGAELARLGAAGPGLKRLKLTSEQLARALKRVLDDPSMARRASELGAAMAREDGVAEAVRRISGFAAPFGGF